From Butyricimonas paravirosa, one genomic window encodes:
- a CDS encoding OmpA family protein, with the protein MRKKKIQILLSVAVFLFLMDGALPVKAQERKLGRVERRADRNFVRQKFNKAMAQYETALKKEENMQNQAALHLKIARLYFMVRDYSWAIGHYEKAMELERNLFLVDDVCDYIDALRFQGQARKAEAICLDNAYRDQYSRYQRYQNTLEALAMRHSVQEFPGFTAKRLSLNTPNAEFWIGNYGEQPFYAISYSKFNDPGKLFFHRTHYYELKEAGEKVMSQKSPRYSDYFRKIPVDLQNGPVTFSPDMQVMVTTVIEYDKKNVSVEMVDKKHRPFRTKLYYSVIKSQSKRFGRYIPVFPQDPENSYAHPYLFNDGKSLLFTSDMPGGFGGFDLYVVHWDEETQEWGTPMNLGADVNTEGNEIFPVLYEGRLIFSSNGLPGFGGYDLFNADYDQEGVVPGSVRHFPYPVNSVFNDYFMCPLDLRTAYFVSDREMESRDDIYYLQTEEDLGTLQGDPHFGMSEESAILGGALLLNGTTESVTKETISIKRYAPEGLLMTLYFDFDSDKLTRESIQCLEQFINEMGSYYFSELRFDGFADEMGSDNYNYALSARRAKSVAEFLRDHGVNVDFNIKAHGKVRLSPEEMKEEMGNQAEGNIDWIQVNRKARRVEIYHKR; encoded by the coding sequence ATGAGAAAAAAGAAGATACAAATTCTCTTGTCGGTTGCCGTGTTTCTTTTCCTGATGGATGGAGCGCTTCCTGTGAAAGCACAGGAACGTAAGCTGGGACGTGTGGAAAGACGGGCTGACCGTAATTTTGTAAGGCAGAAGTTTAATAAAGCGATGGCGCAGTATGAAACGGCTCTTAAAAAAGAAGAGAATATGCAAAATCAAGCCGCTCTTCATTTGAAGATTGCGCGCTTGTATTTCATGGTACGGGATTATAGCTGGGCTATCGGGCATTACGAGAAGGCGATGGAGCTGGAACGGAATTTATTCCTCGTGGATGACGTGTGTGACTACATAGATGCGTTGCGTTTTCAAGGTCAGGCACGGAAAGCCGAGGCGATCTGTCTGGATAATGCTTATCGAGATCAGTATAGCAGGTATCAACGCTACCAGAATACACTGGAGGCTCTTGCCATGCGTCATTCCGTGCAGGAATTCCCCGGATTCACGGCCAAACGGTTGTCTTTGAACACGCCGAATGCCGAGTTCTGGATTGGAAATTACGGGGAACAACCTTTCTATGCCATTAGTTACAGTAAGTTTAACGATCCCGGAAAGTTGTTTTTCCATCGTACTCACTATTACGAGTTGAAGGAGGCTGGGGAAAAGGTGATGTCACAGAAATCACCGAGATATTCCGATTATTTCCGGAAGATTCCGGTGGATTTGCAGAATGGACCGGTAACGTTTTCTCCGGATATGCAGGTGATGGTGACCACGGTGATCGAGTACGATAAAAAGAATGTATCGGTGGAGATGGTGGACAAAAAACATCGTCCTTTCCGTACTAAATTGTACTATTCCGTGATCAAGAGCCAGAGTAAACGTTTTGGAAGGTACATTCCGGTTTTCCCGCAAGACCCGGAAAATTCGTATGCTCATCCTTACTTGTTTAATGACGGGAAATCGTTGTTGTTCACTTCTGATATGCCGGGAGGATTTGGCGGGTTTGACTTGTACGTTGTTCATTGGGACGAAGAGACACAGGAGTGGGGAACCCCGATGAATTTGGGTGCGGATGTCAACACGGAAGGGAACGAGATTTTTCCCGTACTTTATGAAGGACGTCTTATTTTTTCCTCTAACGGGTTACCGGGTTTCGGAGGATATGACCTGTTTAATGCCGACTACGATCAAGAGGGAGTAGTTCCGGGCAGCGTGCGTCATTTTCCTTATCCGGTGAATTCGGTTTTCAACGACTATTTTATGTGTCCGCTGGATTTACGAACCGCTTATTTTGTTTCGGACCGGGAAATGGAGTCCCGGGATGATATTTATTATCTGCAAACCGAGGAAGATTTGGGGACCCTGCAGGGAGATCCTCATTTCGGAATGAGCGAGGAAAGCGCGATTCTGGGCGGGGCTTTATTACTGAACGGGACCACGGAATCGGTTACCAAGGAAACTATTTCAATAAAACGATATGCACCGGAAGGTTTGCTAATGACTCTTTATTTTGATTTCGATTCGGATAAATTGACTCGAGAATCCATTCAATGCCTGGAGCAGTTTATTAATGAAATGGGTTCCTATTATTTCTCTGAATTGAGATTTGACGGTTTCGCTGACGAAATGGGTAGTGACAATTACAACTATGCCTTGTCAGCAAGAAGGGCAAAGAGTGTTGCCGAGTTTTTACGGGATCATGGTGTCAATGTGGATTTCAATATAAAGGCTCACGGCAAGGTGAGACTTTCTCCGGAGGAGATGAAGGAAGAGATGGGAAATCAAGCGGAGGGAAATATTGACTGGATTCAGGTGAATCGTAAGGCGAGACGTGTTGAGATATATCATAAGAGGTAG